In one Kwoniella botswanensis chromosome 3, complete sequence genomic region, the following are encoded:
- a CDS encoding pre-mRNA-processing ATP-dependent RNA helicase PRP5 has translation MPRSPRRSRSPEGRRSSHRGGHRSPSPSSSSRYERSYGGSSSRRSDDRKVSSSSRYDQDDDRYHSSRDRDRDRYRDRSRERDRDRDRYRGEDDSGRRRKDERDDRRHPDRRERDRSRDRDRDRERDERRREGTRSRIRTRSPSPPQRSSVPAPAPASAVRTPLTDNATPTGSPAPETEEDKKRKAKERLEAWKKQRALKEGKTATPEPSSSAVPSTKPSSPAPPKPTSGLPNKPTAFSLSRIGLPLKAGPTPTPLKRSLAASLDDDDDNSGDRKLQKLGDLPEINPDVQSGDAAQVDSIGDDLAVENIKTELNGDEAAEDAMDVDEKPTLKENGNEKEDKIQVDEEEEEDPLDAFMRTNVEQVVQVNQADAKRMGLRQSGDDSENEEEDKVKVEDKLAEAEALLQQAAAKSRKKDLPPPDHSKIDYEPFRKAFYNPPPEVLEMDEEDAELLRLEMDGIKIRGQDAPRPVKNWGAYGLPTQCLDVIRHHGWTSPTSIQAQAIPAIMSGRDVIGIAKTGSGKTIAFLLPMFRHVRDQRPVSGNEGPIAVVMSPTRELATQIYKECQSFLKVLNIRVTCCVGGSSISEDIAAMKKGTEVVVCTPGRMIDLLTANNGRVTNLRRTTYIVMDEADRMFDMGFEPQVMKIINNVRPDAQKVLFSATFPKTMESLARKILIRPLEITVGGRSVVAPEIDQRVEVREPDSKFNRLLEILGEMGEEHKDDEDDFRTLIFVDRQESADDLFRDLLQRGYVCASLHGGKEQVDRDEAIKNFKSGDVPIIVATSVAARGLDVKELKLVINYDCPNHMEDYVHRAGRTGRAGNKGTCITFITPAQEKFSVDIVRALEASNAFIPEDLKAMSENFLGKIKSGKARAAGSGYSGKGLERIEKKRIEKDQAEKHTYGDTSEALSLSSREGAVIPYKPKTTEFKQPENPNAHKGDADYTFTEIKVEIVHGPAPDRVIQNNPPPKPTMAALPAQTIAALEKAKKEGRTVDAANLAKVVARLTQSIELTKAEKLGLAQPANSNGVRTKDPDATDYHAIFPINDYPQKARWKATNKEQMTLLQEISGASITMKGLYYPPGSEPGPGDEPKLSLLIESNDEHRVRAAVDEIRRNLVEASVAALNTADRAPGGSGRYAV, from the exons ATGCCTAGATCTCCTCGACGTTCCCGCTCACCGGAAGGTAGAAGAAGCAGTCATAGAGGAGGACATAGAAGTCCCTcgccatcatcgtcatcaaggTATGAGCGTTCTTATGGTGGTAGCTCATCACGAAGGTCTGACGATAGGAaagtttcttcttcttcacgtTATGACCAAGACGACGATCGTTATCATTCCTcaagagatagggatagagatagatatagggatagaagtagagaaagggatagagatagggatagatatcgtggtgaggatgattcTGGTCGAAGGAGaaaagatgagagggatgacAGAAGACATCCTGACAGACGAGAACGAGACCGTTCAAGAGATAGAGATCGGGAcagagaaagggatgaaCGTAGACGAGAAGGTACGCGATCTAGAATACGTACGCGgtcaccatcacctcctCAAAGATCTTCCGTTCCAGCGCCAGCTCCAGCTTCAGCGGTACGAACGCCTTTGACGGATAATGCCACACCAACTGGATCTCCTGCACCGGAAACTGAGGAAGACAAGAAAAGGAAAGCAAAAGAGAGATTAGAAGCGTGGAAGAAACAGAGAGccttgaaagaaggtaaaacGGCAACGCCTGAACCGTCATCGAGCGCTGTACCTTCCACTAAACCTTCTAGTCCTGCTCCTCCTAAAC CTACGAGTGGCCTACCAAACAAACCCACTGCATTCTCCTTATCCCGAATCGGCTTGCCTCTCAAAGCTGGACCTACACCCACGCCGCTGAAGAGATCATTAGCGGCTAGTctagatgacgatgatgataattcGGGAGATAGGAAATTGCAGAAACTAGGAGATTTACCTGAGATCAATCCCGATGTACAGAGTGGAGATGCAGCTCAAGTCGATTCGATAGGTGACGATTTAGCTGTAGAGAACATTAAAACGGAGCTGAACGGTGATGAGGCCGCGGAGGATGCAatggatgtagatgaaaaGCCTACACTGAaggagaatgggaatgagaaggaagacaaaatacaagttgatgaggaagaggaggaagatccGTTAGATGCGTTCATGAGAACGAATGTGGAACAAGTCGTTCAGGTGAACCAAGCGGATGCCAAGCGGATGGGATTGAGGCAATCGGGCGATGATagtgagaatgaagaggaggataaaGTCAAGGTAGAAGATAAGTTGGCAGAAGCTGAGGCTTTGTTGCA ACAAGCTGCCGCTAAATCACGTAAAAAGGATTTACCACCGCCCGATCATTCTAAAATCGATTACGAACCTTTCCGAAAAGCCTTTTACAACCCTCCTCCGGAAGTGctagagatggatgaagaggatgcaGAATTGTTACGATTGGAGATGGACGGTATCAAGATCAGAGGTCAGGACGCACCTCGACCAGTAAAGAATTGGGGTGCATATGGTCTACCTACTCAATG TCTCGATGTCATCCGTCATCATGGATGGACCAGTCCAACGTCtattcaagctcaagctatACCTGCGATTATGTCTGGACGTGATGTCATTGGTATTGCCAAGACTGGTTCAGGTAAAACAATcgctttccttcttcctatGTTTAGACATGTCCGAGATCAACGTCCCGTGTCAGGGAATGAAGGTCCCATAGCGGTAGTCATGTCGCCTACTAGAGAATTGGCTACTCAGATATATAAAGAATGCCAGTCGTTCCTGAAAGTTCTCAATATAAGG GTAACTTGCTGCGTTGGTGGATCTTCGATCTCTGAAGATATTGCAGCTATGAAGAAAGGAACTGAAGTTGTCGTTTGTACTCCTGGACGAATGATCGACCTACTCACTGCGAATAACGGAAGAGTTACAAACCTACGACGAACAACATATATAGTCATGGATGAGGCTGACCGAATGTTCGATATGGGTTTTGAACCTCAAGTAatgaagatcatcaacaacgtACGACCTGATGCTCAAAAAGTATTATTCTCAGCTACTTTCCCTAAAACAATGGAATCCCTTGCGAGAAAGATCTTGATTAGACCCTTGGAGATTACCGTTGGTGGACGATCAGTGGTGGCTCCTGAGATCGATCAACGAGTGGAAGTCAGAGAACCCGATTCCAAGTTCAATAGGTTATTGGAGATTTTGGGTGAAATGGGTGAAGAGcataaagatgatgaagatgatttcagGACGTTGATCTTTGTGGACAGACAGGAGTCTGCAGATGATCTTTTTAGGGATTTACTCCAAAGAGGATATGTGTGTGCTTCGCTTCATGGTGGAAAGGAACAAGTGGATCGGGACGAGGCGATCAAGAACTTCAAAAGTGGTGATGTACCGATCATCGTGGCTACGTCTGTAGCTGCTCGAGGATTGGATGTGAAGGAATTGAAGCTGGTTATA AACTACGACTGTCCCAATCACATGGAAGATTACGTGCACCGAGCTGGAAGAACAGGTCGTGCAGGTAATAAAGGTACCTGTATCACTTTCATAACTCCGGCTCAAGAGAAATTCTCGGTGGATATCGTCAGAGCATTGGAAGCCAGTAATGCTTTCATACCAGAAGACCTCAAGGCAATGTCTGAGA ACTTCCttggaaagatcaaatcCGGCAAAGCCCGGGCTGCAGGAAGTGGATATTCCGGTAAAGGTCTCGAACGAATCGAGAAGAAACGTATTGAAaaagatcaagctgagaAACATACCTATGGAGATACTTCCGAAGCACTATCATTATCCTCCCGAGAAGGTGCAGTCATACCCTACAAACCCAAAACGACCGAATTCAAGCAACCTGAGAATCCCAATGCCCATAAGGGAGATGCCGATTACACTTTCACCGAGATTAAGGTGGAGATCGTTCATGGACCTGCACCAGATAGGGTCATACAAAACAACCCACCACCTAAACCCACGATGGCTGCTCTTCCCGCGCAGACCATCGCTGCATTggagaaagccaagaaagaaggacgTACGGTTGATGCTGCCAATCTGGCCAAGGTGGTTGCTCGTCTGACTCAATCTATCGAATTGACCAAGGCGGAGAAACTTGGTCTGGCCCAACCTGCTAACAGTAATGGAGTTCGAACTAAGGATCCGGACGCTACGGATTACCATGCTATTTTCCCTATTAATGATTACCCCCAGAAAGCTCGATGGAAAGCGACAAACAAAGAACAGATGACTTTGTTACAAGAGATAAGTGGAGCGAGTATCACGATGAAGGGATTGTACTATCCACCGGGAAGCGAACCTGGACCAGGGGATGAACCCaagttgagcttgttgatcGAAAGTAATGATGAACATAGAGTCAGGGCGGCGGTTGATGAGATTAGAAGGAATTTGGTTGAGGCGTCTGTGGCGGCTTTGAAT ACTGCTGATAGAGCGCCGGGTGGAAGTGGACGGTATGCTGTGTAG